The sequence AATTATGTTTTACTAAAATATTTTCTCTACAGCAATCCTAAATTATTTAATAACAATTCATAAACCCGATTTTTCAAGAAACTGGGTTTCTAACTGTTTAAATTTTTACCGATCGTATAGTAATTAGTTTTTCTGTTTCGTCACAACCGCTTCTAAAACCACTTTCCCTTTCTCAGAATCAATAGCAGTAATGGCCCAACGTAAAGGCTTACCATATTTGAGTAATTCAGATTCTACAGCTTTGTGTAAATCAATCGTGTTTTCTTGTAAATCAATTTCTACACTAACAAAATCAGTTATCATAATATTTACTTCTCTTCACTGTTAACCGTTAACGATTAACCGTAATTCAATAACGGCTAATCGTTAACTAAAATTAACAACTAATCCTTACCAAACTGCTTTTCATAAACAATATCTTCTTGTTCGGTTTCAATTTTCAAATCAGAGCGAGGATAAGCGACACAAAGCAGTGCAAAACCTTGATTCTGTAAATCTGGATTTACTCCCATACCGTCGCTTTGGTCTACACTACCACCATTAATGATTTTACCGGCACAAGTAGTACAAACACCAGCATTACATGAAGAAGGTAACTCTAAACCCGCTTCCTCAGCAGCAGATAGAATCGTTTTGTCTTCAGGTACCTGTAAAGTATGCGTTTTACCCTGATGGATGAATTCAACGGTATAAGTTGTAGTCATATACAATATATGGTGTGCGTCCGTATAATACTGAATATTTTATATTATTAATAAGCCCACAATTCAACTAGTAAGCAATATATAATAATTATTTTCAATTAGATTAAAATTTCCGAATTGGCTGTAGAGTGATAATAAATAAGAATTATCAAACTAGTTTATGAGTTTATTTGTAATTCTAATTGTCACCATACCATAAATTTTATTTTCTTCTGAAAAACAACAGTGACTATCTACACATTAAAAATATTGTTGAGATTTACAAATCAACTAATGCTTTTGATTCATAATTATAAATGTTTAGCAAAAAATATTTTTGGCAGTTGTTTGAAGAGAGATTTGTGTCGGATAAAGCTGTGTAAGTGTTATAAATACTGACAATTATATCTGTAGATGAATCGAAGAGTTTTCAATAAAAGTTACTCTAAAAAGT comes from Rivularia sp. PCC 7116 and encodes:
- a CDS encoding 2Fe-2S iron-sulfur cluster-binding protein gives rise to the protein MTTTYTVEFIHQGKTHTLQVPEDKTILSAAEEAGLELPSSCNAGVCTTCAGKIINGGSVDQSDGMGVNPDLQNQGFALLCVAYPRSDLKIETEQEDIVYEKQFGKD